Proteins from a single region of Stigmatella erecta:
- a CDS encoding DUF692 family multinuclear iron-containing protein, with protein MGETMGRGGVVRSQEAWTLPWRGLGLSSNLSARDQPHPYRLLDESPGLFDFVEYSAPLSLEETQAHATLYPEMTRRLGQVPVLFHPVHLNLYGPERESAQALADLEAHAQAVGSAWVGNDVGWWHAGGQSFPGYLYLPPPLTPEGLKDCVAHALHVQAGLGRPLALENPAVFARRGDLHVLDFMAGLHARTGLPLLIDVGHLFSYQLSAGLPLEAGWDGFPFEQVIELHLAGGVVTRRGARGFYVDDHTQPVRDELFALLERLLPRCPSLRAVTFEGDGHPPEVARLTLERLRRWVPAEPRPPLSLKPPAEGPVPALSNASKPWELFELGYGARPPEPRDDPEGSAAETDFRLAVVVEQLDRTYPVSRLLLAGTRDTLRTFTASPEFRELFQGLGRSLDHAFLSYARRHLRAQPDEGCAAALSFEVFLPSVMQRPHAPPGPGEVGLAADAGVGAFAADLSELVYTARALRRHLTGRAWACEALEVSGLESLVQTARRVGLRPWRFAVRRRAGQLEVQTAPAPLLEMLRTLAAGPAPEASLPPSLVSEALGRGLVRRGA; from the coding sequence ATGGGCGAGACGATGGGAAGAGGAGGGGTGGTGCGTTCCCAGGAAGCATGGACGCTGCCGTGGCGGGGCTTGGGCTTGAGCAGCAACCTGAGTGCCCGCGATCAGCCCCACCCCTACCGGCTGCTCGACGAGTCGCCCGGGCTCTTCGACTTCGTGGAGTACAGCGCGCCACTGTCGCTGGAGGAGACCCAGGCGCACGCCACGCTGTACCCCGAGATGACCCGTCGCCTGGGGCAGGTGCCGGTGCTCTTCCACCCGGTGCACCTCAACCTCTATGGCCCCGAGCGCGAGAGCGCCCAGGCCCTCGCGGACCTGGAAGCGCACGCCCAGGCCGTGGGCAGTGCCTGGGTGGGGAACGATGTGGGCTGGTGGCACGCGGGCGGCCAGTCCTTTCCGGGCTACCTCTACCTGCCCCCGCCGCTCACCCCGGAAGGGCTGAAGGACTGTGTGGCGCACGCCCTCCATGTCCAGGCGGGGCTCGGCCGGCCGCTGGCGCTGGAGAACCCCGCGGTCTTCGCCCGGCGCGGGGACCTGCACGTGCTCGACTTCATGGCCGGGCTGCACGCGCGCACGGGGCTGCCGCTTCTCATCGATGTGGGGCACCTCTTCAGCTACCAGCTCTCCGCGGGCCTGCCGCTGGAGGCCGGGTGGGACGGCTTTCCCTTCGAGCAGGTCATCGAGCTGCACCTCGCCGGCGGGGTGGTGACGCGCCGGGGCGCCCGTGGCTTCTACGTGGATGACCACACCCAGCCGGTGCGTGACGAGCTGTTCGCCCTGCTGGAGCGCCTCCTGCCGCGCTGTCCCTCGCTCAGGGCGGTCACCTTCGAGGGGGATGGCCATCCGCCCGAGGTGGCCCGGCTGACCCTGGAGCGCCTGCGCCGGTGGGTTCCGGCGGAGCCCCGGCCGCCCTTGTCCCTCAAGCCCCCGGCGGAAGGGCCTGTCCCCGCGCTGAGCAACGCCAGCAAGCCCTGGGAGCTGTTCGAGCTGGGCTACGGCGCCCGGCCCCCGGAGCCCCGGGATGATCCGGAGGGCAGTGCGGCGGAGACAGACTTCCGGCTGGCGGTGGTGGTCGAGCAGCTCGACCGCACCTACCCGGTGAGCCGCCTGCTCCTGGCGGGGACGCGCGACACCCTCCGGACTTTCACGGCCTCCCCGGAGTTCCGGGAGCTGTTCCAGGGGCTGGGCCGCTCCCTGGACCATGCGTTCCTGAGCTATGCCCGGCGGCACCTGCGGGCGCAGCCGGACGAGGGGTGCGCGGCAGCGCTGTCCTTCGAGGTGTTCCTGCCCAGCGTGATGCAGCGGCCCCATGCCCCTCCAGGGCCTGGAGAGGTGGGGCTGGCCGCTGACGCCGGGGTGGGGGCCTTCGCGGCGGACCTGTCCGAGCTCGTCTACACGGCCCGGGCGCTCCGGCGGCACCTCACCGGGCGGGCCTGGGCCTGCGAGGCGCTGGAGGTGAGCGGGTTGGAGTCCCTGGTCCAGACGGCGCGGCGGGTGGGGCTCCGGCCGTGGCGCTTCGCCGTGCGCCGGAGGGCGGGGCAGCTGGAGGTGCAGACAGCTCCGGCCCCCCTGCTGGAGATGCTGCGCACCCTGGCCGCCGGGCCCGCCCCGGAGGCGTCGCTCCCGCCATCGCTGGTCTCCGAGGCCCTGGGCCGGGGGCTGGTGCGCCGGGGCGCCTGA
- a CDS encoding DUF4384 domain-containing protein produces MNRFDTLRAFREAGHPPGRVLDELAFASGEMPRASGPARHVSACEVCQARIAALREERARFLRARPARAFSARVLEQAARPSWWERPRLWALAMVPALALVALALQGALLPAGPTSIRYKGAAPVRWEVLVSREGQPAVAFPEGVPLRQGDVLRFRVVLPERGYVFIANLDEAGQFTRYYPADSAHAVALEPGEHVLPGSVVLDDVRGEERVLVFLSPAPLESQEVEAALRQAFERAGGLRFEDPGLLVPSASHVHVKEGR; encoded by the coding sequence ATGAACCGCTTCGATACCCTGCGTGCCTTCCGTGAGGCGGGCCACCCTCCGGGGCGAGTGCTCGACGAGCTGGCCTTCGCGTCCGGGGAGATGCCCCGGGCCTCCGGGCCTGCACGCCACGTGAGCGCCTGTGAGGTCTGCCAGGCACGGATCGCGGCCCTGCGGGAAGAACGTGCCCGGTTCCTGCGGGCCCGTCCCGCGCGGGCTTTCTCCGCCCGGGTGCTGGAGCAGGCCGCCCGTCCGTCCTGGTGGGAGCGCCCCAGGCTGTGGGCGTTGGCGATGGTGCCTGCGCTGGCGCTCGTTGCCCTGGCACTTCAAGGCGCGCTCCTCCCCGCAGGGCCCACGTCCATTCGATACAAGGGCGCGGCTCCGGTGCGCTGGGAGGTGCTCGTCAGCCGCGAGGGGCAGCCCGCGGTGGCCTTCCCGGAGGGCGTGCCTCTGCGCCAGGGGGATGTGTTGCGCTTCCGGGTGGTGCTGCCAGAGCGGGGCTACGTCTTCATCGCCAACCTGGATGAGGCGGGGCAGTTCACCCGCTATTACCCCGCGGACAGTGCCCACGCGGTGGCCCTGGAGCCGGGCGAGCATGTGCTGCCGGGCAGTGTCGTCCTGGATGATGTGCGGGGCGAAGAGCGCGTGCTGGTGTTCCTCAGCCCCGCGCCGCTGGAGTCTCAAGAAGTCGAGGCCGCGTTGCGCCAGGCCTTCGAGCGGGCCGGGGGCTTGAGGTTCGAGGATCCCGGGCTGCTGGTTCCGTCGGCGTCGCATGTCCACGTCAAGGAGGGGCGATGA
- a CDS encoding caspase family protein: MRGWLLAVLLGSGVASAQGEEALRVAVVVGSNTGLREEAALDYAEADARRFHELIREAGQVAPDHAFLVTEGGAEAVRRALSQARQLLAQAHPRGRGTLIFYASAHADEESLHLEGTKLPLAELTQVLEDTPATLRVALLDACRTPVAARTKGGMPRAAEVPVQWEVPAQVEGMVVLRSAGEGEPAQEWSALRGSLFTHHLLAALRGLADANEDGAVTLAELYAYTWRHTLASSTRGGVGLQHPSFDIRLRGWGEWVMARPARLGAQLVLGEDVEGSLWVTDHQNGLVAEVRKARGEAVRLAVRPGRYQVVRPKGAFAEAAEVLLGWNAERVLTRSGFLRVPRQRARLRGGAPLVLRPWALSAGYALSSGSVRGLGPEHFAEVGLRHRWARAVAGVRLGFTQARRAREDLLLAQTGLQAAVSAGFPFPLGPVEVTVGAEGRATWVSQSFTRADTEQAGRLFGVEEPRRWGLIPGVGPFASVAYLLAEPLLLGVEGTVGVIRTPRYDGKAVVLPSAQLRLALHWAL, translated from the coding sequence ATGAGGGGATGGCTGCTGGCGGTGTTGCTGGGCTCCGGAGTGGCCTCGGCCCAGGGAGAGGAGGCGCTGCGGGTGGCGGTGGTGGTGGGCAGCAACACCGGCCTGCGGGAAGAGGCGGCCCTCGACTACGCCGAGGCGGATGCCCGGCGCTTCCATGAGCTGATCCGGGAGGCGGGCCAGGTGGCTCCGGACCACGCCTTCCTGGTGACGGAAGGGGGCGCGGAGGCGGTCCGGCGCGCGCTGTCCCAGGCCCGGCAGTTGCTGGCCCAGGCGCACCCGCGGGGGCGGGGCACTTTGATCTTCTATGCGTCCGCCCACGCGGATGAGGAGTCCCTGCACCTGGAGGGGACGAAGCTGCCCCTCGCGGAGCTGACCCAGGTGCTGGAGGACACACCGGCCACGCTGCGGGTGGCCCTCCTCGATGCGTGCCGGACACCGGTGGCGGCGCGTACCAAGGGAGGCATGCCCCGCGCCGCGGAGGTCCCCGTGCAGTGGGAGGTTCCCGCGCAGGTGGAGGGGATGGTGGTGCTCCGGTCGGCGGGGGAGGGGGAGCCCGCGCAGGAGTGGTCCGCCCTGCGGGGCTCGCTCTTCACGCACCACCTGCTGGCGGCGCTGCGCGGACTGGCGGATGCGAACGAGGATGGGGCCGTCACGCTGGCGGAGCTCTACGCGTACACCTGGCGCCACACGCTGGCCAGCTCCACGCGAGGAGGGGTGGGGCTCCAGCATCCGAGCTTCGACATCCGCCTGAGGGGCTGGGGAGAGTGGGTGATGGCGCGCCCGGCGAGGCTCGGGGCCCAGCTGGTGCTCGGAGAGGACGTGGAGGGCAGCCTCTGGGTCACGGATCACCAGAACGGGCTGGTGGCGGAGGTGCGCAAGGCCCGGGGCGAGGCCGTGCGGCTGGCGGTGCGGCCGGGACGCTACCAGGTGGTCCGCCCCAAGGGCGCGTTCGCCGAGGCGGCCGAGGTGCTCCTGGGCTGGAACGCGGAGCGGGTTCTGACCCGGTCCGGCTTCCTGCGCGTGCCGCGGCAGCGCGCCCGTCTCCGCGGGGGCGCGCCGCTGGTGCTGCGCCCGTGGGCACTGAGCGCCGGGTATGCCCTGTCCTCGGGCTCGGTGCGGGGCCTGGGGCCGGAGCACTTCGCGGAAGTCGGGCTCCGTCACCGGTGGGCCCGGGCCGTGGCGGGCGTGCGGCTGGGCTTCACGCAGGCCCGGAGGGCTCGGGAAGATCTCCTCCTGGCGCAGACCGGGCTTCAGGCTGCCGTGAGCGCGGGCTTCCCGTTTCCCCTGGGGCCCGTGGAGGTGACGGTGGGGGCCGAGGGCCGTGCGACGTGGGTGTCCCAGTCCTTCACACGGGCAGATACGGAACAGGCCGGTCGGCTCTTCGGCGTCGAAGAGCCCCGGCGCTGGGGGCTCATTCCCGGCGTGGGGCCGTTCGCGTCCGTGGCATACCTCCTGGCGGAGCCGCTCCTGCTGGGGGTGGAGGGCACCGTGGGCGTCATCCGGACGCCCCGGTACGATGGCAAGGCGGTGGTCCTGCCTTCGGCCCAGCTGCGCCTGGCGCTGCACTGGGCGCTGTGA
- a CDS encoding alpha/beta fold hydrolase: MIQATGTYLLTIPLPLEEGGLLDGTQVAYESYGEPSGENSVVLLHDLAQSHRALGPVEDSAYQPSGWGRELIGDRRPLDPSSLHIISPNLLGSPFGTTSPLTEDPFTGQRLGPALPLLTVMDMARVLSAFMRGVGLKRVRALVGVGLGGLVALRLAALFPELTAGVVVIGAARALPEALRDRMGMFHQMLWMDPEFREGFYTPEAGPRRTLRKLRLEYLRLLYGRELLTARYRDIAAAEQALEADADAFASTFDANAWSLLCTAYAGCDLTEFLPKIKAQVLLITGASDLLAPPARVRETYHLLSASGIQTRYHELQGAGDHGALLTETRRLHGPVKDFLRRLR; encoded by the coding sequence GTGATCCAGGCCACGGGCACCTACCTGTTGACAATACCGCTCCCCCTCGAAGAGGGCGGGCTCCTGGACGGCACCCAGGTGGCCTACGAGAGCTACGGTGAACCGTCCGGCGAGAACTCGGTGGTGTTGCTGCATGATCTCGCCCAGTCTCACCGCGCGCTCGGGCCGGTGGAGGACTCCGCGTATCAGCCCTCGGGCTGGGGCCGGGAGCTGATCGGCGACCGCCGCCCGTTGGATCCCTCCAGCCTGCACATCATCTCCCCGAACCTGCTCGGCAGCCCCTTTGGCACCACCTCCCCGCTCACGGAGGACCCCTTCACCGGCCAGCGCCTGGGGCCCGCGCTGCCCCTGCTGACGGTGATGGACATGGCGCGTGTGCTCTCCGCGTTCATGCGCGGCGTGGGGCTCAAGCGGGTCCGGGCCCTGGTGGGCGTGGGGCTGGGGGGCCTGGTGGCGCTGCGGCTCGCGGCCCTGTTCCCCGAGCTGACCGCCGGGGTGGTCGTCATCGGCGCGGCGCGGGCACTGCCGGAGGCGCTGCGGGACCGGATGGGCATGTTCCACCAGATGCTCTGGATGGATCCGGAGTTCCGCGAGGGCTTCTACACCCCGGAGGCCGGGCCGCGCCGGACGCTGCGCAAGCTGCGGCTGGAGTACCTGCGGCTGCTGTACGGCCGCGAGCTGCTCACCGCGCGGTACCGGGACATCGCCGCCGCCGAGCAGGCCCTGGAGGCGGACGCGGATGCGTTCGCCTCCACCTTCGACGCGAACGCCTGGTCTCTGCTGTGCACCGCCTACGCGGGGTGCGACTTGACGGAGTTCCTGCCCAAGATCAAAGCCCAGGTGCTGCTCATCACCGGGGCCTCGGACCTGCTGGCGCCGCCCGCGCGGGTGCGCGAGACGTACCACCTGCTGAGCGCCTCGGGCATCCAGACGCGCTACCACGAGCTGCAGGGCGCCGGAGACCACGGGGCCCTGCTCACCGAGACCCGGCGCCTGCACGGCCCCGTGAAGGACTTCCTGCGCCGGTTGCGCTGA
- a CDS encoding RNA polymerase sigma factor produces MDASALEQWYALYGYAVHRRCVRLLQSEAEADDALHEVFLRAWRYAHTLRDGQPLPWLYRIADRHCMDLLSRRARHVSTEEGKVPPSGEAVAPETPEQMYLFGQVLAACKERVRDTAVLYYLDELTQEEVAEHLGCSRKTVKERLAQFKEVALRLLSGGRPQRGTG; encoded by the coding sequence ATGGACGCGTCGGCGCTCGAGCAATGGTATGCGTTGTATGGGTACGCCGTGCATCGGCGGTGTGTCCGTTTGCTCCAGTCCGAGGCCGAGGCGGATGATGCCTTGCACGAGGTGTTCCTGCGCGCCTGGCGCTACGCGCACACCCTTCGGGACGGGCAGCCGCTGCCCTGGCTCTACCGCATCGCGGACCGGCATTGCATGGACCTGCTGAGCCGCCGGGCGCGGCACGTATCCACCGAGGAGGGGAAGGTGCCTCCTTCGGGAGAGGCCGTGGCCCCGGAGACACCGGAGCAGATGTACCTCTTCGGCCAGGTGCTCGCGGCCTGCAAGGAGCGCGTGCGGGACACCGCCGTCCTCTACTACCTGGATGAGCTGACGCAGGAAGAGGTGGCCGAGCACCTGGGGTGCTCACGCAAGACGGTGAAGGAGCGGCTGGCCCAGTTCAAGGAGGTGGCCCTCCGGCTGCTGTCGGGCGGGCGGCCCCAGCGAGGAACGGGATGA
- a CDS encoding PQQ-binding-like beta-propeller repeat protein: MTRFRLGQRWKREPSAPPLDSIALELDGVNLLSGAVEEPLVEVVSALTRAAASLHSGKEGLAQVSLVEAGLELVLRRTGTEVDLAVASLGRPARLLRPPVRVDLEELAEAARECGRGFLADLTRVAPGTLSTPPARELKEALRQLSGPGVVHKAPRPEPFALRVEPSEVPGFGFELKDAADLLRSRGKDPGAALGSLLCAGEVWLALPGQPTAWRASGPPFLTALELSRQAVELSRAVELGEPRFSLELAGVKPGLSLELAAGRGKLGAGAAFEVKGEALVAAMFHLGQALALAISERERAQASNPYLVELTDRCREGLSHLRGAAAPPSEGEAQARGRGRAQGAGKPLPVPGRLRRLRFEKRWSQKGLTGAEFGQLHLGRQAAVFCSREMACAVSRKDGEMLWRRASSHGVAATVEGHVVTADLDRVLGFMGPSPSARWLHDHDGLTLGPQLVRQDGLLITLAEDRTVLAYAEVTGREIWRLAPPRTQRSWLAMQGHRAMLATDSGYLYGLDITDGQVRYRMRAPQPFHGTPVPWGKHFVALLGRGSHHALLMADAHSGDVAWTREFHLAMPSAPLTSRTRLYIAGERDREGVLLCLDSKGKLLWERALHLGTGPYALAALPGAVLVTAASGAAARVETSGELSWRVGAVGEALPTALPARTSRGITLLAGDQVRAVDPKGGQVLGQVRAGAGLVALQVDSRLGLYLLDDSGTLSAYRLVSHFTVVEG, encoded by the coding sequence ATGACCCGCTTTCGTCTTGGACAGCGCTGGAAGCGCGAACCCTCGGCTCCGCCGCTGGATTCCATCGCCTTGGAATTGGATGGCGTCAACCTTCTTTCTGGGGCAGTGGAGGAACCGCTCGTGGAGGTGGTGTCCGCCCTGACGCGCGCGGCGGCCTCCCTGCACTCCGGAAAAGAGGGGCTGGCCCAGGTCTCCCTGGTGGAGGCGGGGCTGGAGCTGGTGCTGCGGCGCACCGGGACCGAGGTGGACCTGGCCGTGGCGAGCCTGGGGCGCCCGGCGCGGCTGCTGCGGCCGCCCGTGCGGGTGGACCTGGAGGAGCTGGCCGAGGCGGCGCGGGAGTGCGGCCGGGGCTTCCTGGCGGACCTCACCCGGGTGGCCCCCGGCACGCTCTCCACCCCCCCGGCCCGGGAGCTGAAGGAGGCCCTGCGCCAGCTCAGCGGCCCCGGGGTGGTGCACAAGGCCCCCCGCCCCGAGCCCTTCGCCCTCCGGGTGGAGCCCTCGGAGGTGCCCGGCTTCGGCTTCGAACTGAAGGATGCGGCGGACCTGCTGCGCTCCCGGGGCAAGGACCCGGGCGCGGCCCTGGGCAGCCTGCTGTGCGCGGGCGAGGTCTGGCTCGCCCTGCCCGGCCAGCCCACGGCGTGGCGGGCCTCCGGCCCCCCTTTCCTCACCGCGCTGGAGCTGTCCCGGCAGGCGGTGGAGCTGTCCCGGGCCGTGGAGCTCGGCGAGCCCCGCTTCTCCCTGGAGCTGGCCGGGGTGAAGCCGGGGCTCTCGCTGGAGCTGGCCGCGGGGCGGGGAAAGCTGGGCGCGGGCGCCGCCTTCGAGGTGAAGGGGGAGGCGCTGGTGGCGGCGATGTTCCACCTGGGGCAGGCGCTGGCGCTGGCCATCTCGGAGCGTGAGCGCGCCCAGGCCTCGAACCCCTATCTCGTGGAGCTGACGGACCGGTGCCGGGAGGGGCTGTCGCACCTGCGCGGGGCCGCCGCCCCTCCTTCCGAGGGAGAGGCCCAGGCCCGGGGACGGGGGCGTGCGCAGGGCGCGGGCAAGCCCCTGCCGGTGCCCGGGCGCCTGCGCCGGTTGCGCTTCGAGAAGCGCTGGTCCCAGAAGGGGCTGACGGGCGCGGAGTTTGGGCAGCTCCACCTGGGGCGCCAGGCGGCGGTGTTCTGCTCGCGGGAGATGGCCTGCGCCGTGTCCCGCAAGGACGGGGAGATGCTGTGGCGGCGCGCCTCGAGCCACGGGGTGGCGGCCACGGTGGAGGGCCACGTGGTGACCGCAGACCTGGACCGTGTCCTCGGCTTCATGGGCCCGAGCCCGAGTGCCCGGTGGTTGCACGACCACGACGGGCTGACGCTGGGTCCGCAATTGGTGCGCCAGGACGGACTGCTCATCACCCTGGCGGAGGACCGGACGGTGCTGGCCTACGCGGAGGTGACCGGCCGGGAAATCTGGCGCCTGGCCCCGCCGCGCACCCAGCGCAGCTGGCTGGCGATGCAGGGACACCGGGCGATGCTGGCCACGGACTCGGGCTACCTGTACGGGCTGGACATCACGGATGGGCAGGTGCGCTACCGGATGCGGGCGCCACAGCCCTTCCACGGCACGCCGGTGCCCTGGGGCAAGCACTTCGTGGCGCTGCTGGGGCGGGGCTCGCACCACGCGCTGCTGATGGCGGATGCGCACTCCGGAGACGTGGCGTGGACGCGTGAGTTCCACCTGGCCATGCCCTCGGCTCCCCTGACGTCGCGCACGCGCCTGTACATCGCCGGGGAGCGGGACCGGGAAGGCGTGCTGCTCTGCCTGGATTCGAAGGGGAAGCTCCTGTGGGAGCGCGCGCTGCACCTGGGCACGGGCCCCTATGCACTGGCCGCGCTGCCGGGCGCGGTGCTGGTGACTGCCGCCAGCGGCGCGGCGGCCCGGGTGGAGACCTCCGGCGAGCTGAGCTGGCGCGTGGGCGCCGTGGGGGAGGCCCTCCCCACCGCCCTGCCCGCCCGCACCTCGCGCGGCATCACCCTGCTGGCCGGCGATCAGGTGCGCGCCGTGGATCCCAAGGGAGGCCAGGTGCTGGGCCAGGTGCGCGCGGGGGCTGGACTCGTGGCGCTCCAGGTGGACTCGCGGCTTGGCCTCTACCTGCTGGACGACAGCGGAACCCTCAGTGCCTACCGGCTGGTGTCTCACTTCACCGTCGTGGAAGGCTGA
- the udk gene encoding uridine kinase, which produces MSSPLVVGIAGGTASGKTTVARKVREALADCRVAFIDQDSYYRDLKDMPLEDRRQVNFDHPDAFDTELLVEHLKQLRSGQAIQKPAYDFRTSSRLESTVLVEPGDIILIEGILVLHMKEVRDQMGVKIYVDADDDLRILRRLTRDIKDRGRDFDHVVGQYLRHVRPMHMGFVEPSKHFADIIIPHGGNNDIAIGMLVGALRARLAAPPPPR; this is translated from the coding sequence ATGTCGTCACCCCTCGTCGTTGGAATCGCGGGCGGAACCGCGTCCGGCAAGACGACCGTCGCCCGGAAGGTTCGCGAGGCGCTGGCCGACTGCCGTGTAGCCTTCATCGATCAGGACTCGTACTACCGGGACCTGAAGGACATGCCGCTGGAGGACCGGCGGCAGGTGAACTTCGATCACCCGGATGCCTTCGACACCGAGCTGCTCGTCGAGCACCTGAAGCAGCTGCGCTCCGGGCAGGCCATCCAGAAGCCCGCGTATGACTTCCGGACGTCCTCCCGTCTGGAGAGCACCGTGCTCGTGGAGCCCGGGGACATCATCCTCATCGAGGGCATCCTCGTGCTCCACATGAAGGAGGTGCGCGACCAGATGGGCGTGAAGATCTACGTCGACGCCGACGATGACCTTCGCATCCTCCGGCGCCTCACCCGCGACATCAAGGACCGCGGCCGGGACTTCGATCACGTGGTGGGCCAGTACCTGCGGCACGTGCGCCCCATGCACATGGGCTTCGTGGAGCCCTCCAAGCACTTCGCCGACATCATCATCCCGCACGGCGGCAACAACGACATCGCCATCGGGATGCTGGTGGGTGCGCTCCGGGCACGGCTCGCCGCGCCCCCCCCGCCGCGGTAG
- a CDS encoding matrixin family metalloprotease produces the protein MLAAFLLFMPAAWASTQMALDVPALTQGADWVVQGRVLRTQPRWIPGTGRLVTAVEVSVGQVLKGTVTHPSVEVLLPGGTLGGLRQHVSGAPAFAPGEEVVLFLAKGGEGPHLVGLSQGSFRVQRSAPDGRVRAASMLAADLQLIDPLSLQPVSPAPRTVDLQTLRDEVLAVAAAEASPAPAFQPFESPPGEDGPVPFVRTRVPQEPGAGEEHCLWWPGGSTLTFHQQVCMPGEPDCAARQAAVALALNSWDDALVACASLRLAEGPATSSRQVGYSPGGPNENILVLRDRTCTQQEEPDCWEHQAETLALTTITFRMPGGEVLDADIEIAPWAFVPHSPLSLQAVVTHELGHALGLDHSPDSRSTMYATVTPGEAPRLTLDEGSQQAMCAIYPSGAPAVDCAQQVQEQPLQPEASGCGVATGGGMPALVAGGVLLALRRRRSRSTP, from the coding sequence GTGCTGGCGGCCTTCTTGCTGTTCATGCCCGCCGCCTGGGCCTCGACCCAGATGGCGCTGGATGTGCCCGCCCTGACGCAGGGGGCGGATTGGGTGGTCCAAGGGCGGGTGTTGCGCACCCAGCCCCGCTGGATTCCCGGGACGGGGCGCCTCGTCACCGCCGTGGAGGTGTCGGTGGGGCAGGTGCTGAAGGGCACCGTGACGCACCCCTCGGTCGAGGTGCTCCTGCCAGGCGGTACCCTGGGAGGCCTCCGCCAGCACGTCAGCGGCGCGCCCGCGTTCGCTCCTGGCGAGGAAGTGGTGCTCTTCCTGGCGAAGGGGGGCGAAGGCCCCCACTTGGTGGGACTGTCCCAGGGCAGCTTCCGGGTGCAGCGCTCCGCCCCGGACGGCCGTGTGCGGGCCGCCTCGATGCTCGCGGCGGATTTGCAGTTGATCGACCCGCTGTCGCTCCAGCCGGTTTCCCCCGCGCCGAGGACGGTGGACCTCCAGACGCTGCGCGATGAGGTGCTCGCGGTGGCGGCCGCGGAGGCCTCTCCAGCCCCGGCCTTCCAGCCTTTTGAGTCCCCCCCCGGGGAAGATGGGCCGGTGCCTTTCGTTAGAACCCGTGTGCCCCAGGAACCCGGGGCCGGGGAGGAGCACTGCTTGTGGTGGCCTGGGGGCAGCACGCTCACGTTTCATCAGCAGGTCTGCATGCCGGGGGAGCCGGACTGCGCGGCGCGCCAGGCGGCGGTGGCGCTGGCCCTGAATAGCTGGGATGACGCCCTCGTGGCGTGCGCGAGCCTCCGGCTGGCCGAGGGTCCCGCCACCTCCTCGCGGCAGGTGGGCTACAGCCCCGGGGGACCGAACGAGAACATCCTCGTCCTGCGGGACCGGACCTGCACGCAGCAGGAGGAGCCGGACTGCTGGGAGCACCAGGCGGAGACCCTGGCGCTGACGACGATCACCTTCCGCATGCCCGGGGGCGAGGTGCTCGACGCGGACATCGAGATCGCCCCCTGGGCCTTCGTGCCCCACAGCCCCCTGTCCCTCCAGGCGGTGGTGACGCACGAGCTGGGCCACGCGTTGGGGTTGGATCACTCGCCCGATTCGCGCTCGACGATGTACGCCACGGTGACGCCCGGCGAGGCCCCCCGGCTCACCCTCGATGAGGGCTCTCAACAGGCCATGTGTGCCATCTATCCCAGCGGCGCGCCGGCGGTGGACTGCGCCCAGCAAGTCCAGGAGCAGCCGTTGCAGCCCGAGGCGTCCGGCTGCGGCGTGGCCACGGGCGGAGGGATGCCGGCCCTGGTGGCGGGAGGGGTCCTGCTGGCGCTGAGGCGCCGGCGGAGCCGGAGCACGCCATGA